The DNA window AGGAGAGGATAGGTAAATATGGAGGGCATTTGGGCAAGGATTGTGAAGCCTTTCAACGATTTGTTGAGGAGATGGATATAATTGACCTTCCAAGTGTGGGTGGTAGATACACATGGTTCAGTGGTTATGGAAACGCTATGAGCAGGTTTGACCGGTTCTTGGTATCTGATTCTTTAATCTCTAGATGGAATTTGGAAAATCGGATGGTTGGCAAGAGAATAAACTCAAATCACTGCCCTGTCTGGCTAAAGTCTGTGAATGGAGATTGGGGTCCTAAACCCTTTCGTTTTAATAACGGATGGTTTAAGCATGAAGAGTTTAGGTCCTTTGTTGCAGAAGAATGGAATTTGATCTCAGTTGTTAGGAGAGGTGACTTTGTCCTATATGAGAAATTGAAGAAGTTAAAGCCGGCTCTAAAAAAGTGGAATAAGGAGATATTTGGCTGGATAGACCTGAAAATTGAAGAGAAGATAGATGAACAACACGACTTGGACATCTTTCTTTTAGCCAATATTGGGAAAGATGTTGCAGAAATAGCCGAGAGTAGAAGGAAGGTAGCTGATGATCTGTGGAGGAAAATGGAAATGAAAGAATGTATGTTGCGTGTTAAGTCGGGCCAGAAGTGGTTAAAGGAAGGGGATTTCAATACAAAGTGTTTTCACAGTACTCTCAAGGAGCGGATTCGTAGGAATTCTTTCAGTTTGCTCGATACGGCAGAGGGGCGGATACAAGGACCTGTTGATGTTAAGAGCTATATCAggaatcattttttaaatttctttaaagaATCTAGTGCTGCAAGACCGGTTCCTGCAGGTATTGTTTTCAGTAGGCTTAAGGATGAAGATGTGGTCAGGATGGAGAGACCCTTTGAAGAGGCATAAATAAAGGCAGCAGTGTGGAGGTGTGATGGAAACAAAACTCCTGGACCTGATGGATATACTATGGATTTTTTTAAGAATCAATGGGAGATGCTGAAAGAGGATATAATGTTGTTTGTGAATGATTTCCACTCCAAGATGATATTAACCAAAGCTTGCACCTTCTCTTTCATTACTCTAATTCCGAAGGTGAAAAACCCTCAAAATCTTTCGGAGTATCGTCCGATATGCTTAGTTGGTTGTCTTCAGAAAATTCTATCCAAAATTCTGGCTGAGAGACTAAAGGAGGTTATAGGAGGTTTGATCTCGGTCAAACAAAGTGCGTTCGTTAAGAGCAGGAACATTCTCGATGGGGTTCTTATGGTTAATGAGGTGCTAGACTTGGCCAAAAGAGAGAAAAGGAAGTGTTTAGTGCTGAAGGCAGATTATGAGAAAGCCTATGACTATGTAAATTGGGACTTTCTAAGATTCATTATGATGAAGATGGGTTTTGGTTCTAAATGGCGGAGATGGATGGAGGCGATGATTTTCACGAGCTCGATGGCAGTTATAGTCAATGGTAGCTGCACCGATGATTTTAAGGTTGAACGTGGACTTCGCCAAGGGGATCCCCTATCTCCTTTGCTTTTTGTTATGGTAATGGAATGCTTGACTAGATTCATGGAGAAAGCTAAGGAGCAAGGACTGTATGAGGGTTTCAAAGTGGGAGGCCAAAGTTGTGTGGACATACTTCATTTCGCGGACGACACGATAATTTTTGGCAACGGAGATGATCAAAACCTCTGGACTATGAAGGCAATTCTAAGGGGTTTCTAGATTATGTCGGGTCTTAGAGTCAACTTCAGAAATAGTAATATTTATGGTGTAAACTTGTGCACAAGAGACTTAATAATGTCGCCGGCTTTCTTGAATTGTCGTATAGGAGCTATGCCTTTTAAGTTTCTTGTGATCAAGGTAGGAGGCAACCCGAGGAAAATAGGAATGTGGAAGGAGGTCATTCAGGA is part of the Vicia villosa cultivar HV-30 ecotype Madison, WI linkage group LG2, Vvil1.0, whole genome shotgun sequence genome and encodes:
- the LOC131648760 gene encoding uncharacterized protein LOC131648760 encodes the protein MWRKNTLNLIQSFKGVGFVGLKAQSKDKGVSLNFVNIYAPCNSLGRKEMWLQLINLKRNVVGEEWCIGGDYNSVLYKEERIGKYGGHLGKDCEAFQRFVEEMDIIDLPSVGGRYTWFSGYGNAMSRFDRFLVSDSLISRWNLENRMVGKRINSNHCPVWLKSVNGDWGPKPFRFNNGWFKHEEFRSFVAEEWNLISVVRRGDFVLYEKLKKLKPALKKWNKEIFGWIDLKIEEKIDEQHDLDIFLLANIGKDVAEIAESRRKVADDLWRKMEMKECMLRVKSGQKWLKEGDFNTKCFHSTLKERIRRNSFSLLDTAEGRIQGPVDVKSYIRNHFLNFFKESSAARPVPAGIVFSRLKDEDVVRMERPFEEA